From Apilactobacillus bombintestini:
CATGAAGCACATCGTTGGGATTATTTAATTGCTCCTAATCAATATTCTAAAGATATTTTTGCAAGAGCATTTGATTTCAATAATCATTTTCTAGATATTGGATATCCAAGAAACGATGTTTTATACACTGACAACAATGCTGAAAATATTAGTCGATTAAAGAAAAAATATTTTGGCAGAGACGATATAAGAATCATTACATATGCTCCTACATGGCGTGATGATGACTATAAACGTAAAGGTGTTTATAATTTTGAATTTCAGTTTGATTTAGCTAAATTCTTCGATAATGTCGATGATGATACTATGTTAATCATTAGACCACACTACTTGGTTAAAGACCTTATTAATATCGAAGGATATGAAGATCGTGTTAAAATCATGGTGAATGAAGATATTAGTGACTTATATTTGATTTCTGATTTATTAATCACAGATTATTCATCAGTAATGTTTGATTATGCTAACTTAAAGAGACCAATGCTTTTCTATGCTTATGATTTAAAGCATTATGCAGGTGATATAAGAGGTTTCTACTTCGACTATAGAAGTGAATTACCTGGTCCTGTAGTTGAAAAGGAAGAAGATTTCTATAAAGCTATCAATCAATTTAACAAGAATCATAAATTTGATGAATACGATGATAAAATGGATAAATTTTATGATAAGTACTGTGGTTGGGAATCAGCTAATTCTTCTGAATTATTTGTAGATGAAATGAGGAAAATTAGCAATGGAAAATAAATTCATAATTGGTTCACATGTTAGTATGAATGGTTCCACCATGTTTTTAGGTTCTGCAAAAGAAGCTGAAAGTTATGGTGAAAATGCATTTATGGTGTACACAGGTGCACCACAAAACACTAGAAGAAAGCCTATTTCTGAATTAAGAGCAGATGAGGGAAAAGCATATATGAAGGAACATGGTATTGTAAGTACCGTTGTTCATGCGCCTTATATTATTAATTTAGGAAATGTTTCTAAACCACAAAACTTTAAATTTGGTATCAATTTCTTGCATGATGAAATTCAAAGAGCAGAAGCTATTGGTGCTTCACAAATTGTTTTACATCCTGGCTCACACGTTGGAGCTGGTGCTGATGCAGCAATCAAGCAAATTGCTGAAGGATTGAA
This genomic window contains:
- a CDS encoding CDP-glycerol glycerophosphotransferase family protein, translated to MKISKKKINRFIKKLIRKVISTINKVLILLPVKKNSAVFESFQGKDINDNPAAIYNKWVEKYPEYKKWAYFTVRKSEYKTFKAMYPDVKMVKKFMPKWVWVMARANFWVFNSRTPKWWKKNSGTVYMQTWHGTPLKKLGVDIENVMMPGTNTERYKRNFTHEAHRWDYLIAPNQYSKDIFARAFDFNNHFLDIGYPRNDVLYTDNNAENISRLKKKYFGRDDIRIITYAPTWRDDDYKRKGVYNFEFQFDLAKFFDNVDDDTMLIIRPHYLVKDLINIEGYEDRVKIMVNEDISDLYLISDLLITDYSSVMFDYANLKRPMLFYAYDLKHYAGDIRGFYFDYRSELPGPVVEKEEDFYKAINQFNKNHKFDEYDDKMDKFYDKYCGWESANSSELFVDEMRKISNGK